The nucleotide window GCACGCCCATCATCGCCAGCCAGCAGAGGCCCAGGATCGAAGCAGCAAACAGGTACGGGGCTAAGCGATTCATCCACTGGCCAATGAAAGGAGTCGAACGGGAATGGCTTCTATGATATTGTCCTGGCTGGGCAGAACCTAGCCAGGATGAACCGCCTGATCGTGTGCCACGGGCCTCTGGCCTGTGCGGTGCTGCTGAGTTGGGGTGATCTCTGTGGCGAATCTCTTGAGAGGGTGTAAGGCGGCCTCGGATTCTCGGCTGGGGGGTTTATAATAGGAAATTCTGCCCAATTCTTTATCATGGGAAGCATGTCCTTGGGCTCTGTGAACGTTCTGGAAAGACTGCCGAAATTTCATGTCTAGCCGCCGTCCTTTAGGTTTGCCGGTTACGATTGCCGTGATCATGATTGTGCTGCTGATCGCGATGATCATCGGCTGGGTGATTATTACGGTTTTCGCGGCGAAAGAAGATCCGAACTCGGCACCTTTTTACTTCACTTTTCTGCCGATTGGGGCGACATTTCTGGCGGCGATTTTGGCCGGGGTCGTCTTTTACATGATTCTCTCGATCAAGGCGATCAATCTGAACCAGCGTCAGGCCAACTTCATCGATAGCGTCACGCACGAGCTGAAAAGCCCGATCGCTTCGCTGAAGCTTTATCTGCAAACACTCAATCGTCGCTCGATTCCGCCAGAGAAGGTGGGCGGTTTCTACGAAACGATGCTAGAAGATGTCGAGCGTTTGGATCATTTGATCAATCACCTGCTAGAGGCTGGCAGGCTCGATCGTCGGCGCGATGATGCCGAAGAAGGAGAGGTCAGGCTCGATAAGGTGCTCGCTGGCTGTGCCCAATCGGTGACGTTGCTGTACCGAATGCCGCCAGAAACGGTCAGAGTGAAGACGGTACCCTGCACCGTTCAGGGGCTGCATGGCGATATTGAGATCATCTTTAGAAATTTAATCGACAACGCGGTAAAATATTCAGGCAAAGATCCCGAAGTAAGAGTGCAACTGCGGGTGAAATACAACGACGAAGCGGTGGTTGAGGTAACCGATAATGGTCCTGGTATTCCGATTTCGCAGCGGCGAAAGATCTTTGGGCGATTTGTTCGCTTAGGTTTGGAACTCCAACGCGAAACGCCCGGCACGGGTTTGGGGCTGTACCTGGTAAGGACATTGGTACGCCGAATGCGAGGTGAAGTCCGCGTGAAGGATTCGCCTAAAGGAACCGGAACGATGTTTGTCGTGACTTTGCCAGGGGCGAAAACCTTGGTCGAAGCTCGTGCGTCCGATCACTCTACCGAGCCGACCGACACGAGTGATCGTTAGCAGGACAACTTGGTCCGTGGTATGGGAAGACTGAGATAGACGATGAAATCGAACTCTGAAACGCATATTTTGGTGGTGGAAGATGAAGAGCATTTGGCCATCGGAATTCGATACAACCTAGAAGCAGAAGGCTATCATGTGTTTGTGGCGGAAGATGGCCGCTCGGCGCTACGGATTGTCGAGGAAAATACCGGGAAAATCGACCTGGTGATTCTCGATTTGATGTTGCCCGGCATGAGCGGCTACGCCGTGTGCGAAACCTTGCGAAGCAACGGCGAGGATATGCCGATCTTGATCCTCAGCGCGCGGACCCTTTCCGAAGACCGTACCCGCGGGTTCGATGTGGGGGCCGATCAATACATGATGAAACCGTTCGATCTCGACGAGTTTCTCAGCCGCGTGAAGAACCTGCTGTCGCTGCGTCGTCGCCGTCAGCCGCAGAAAGATCCCACGGAAGAGCTGCTTCATCAATACGGCTTCGGCGATGTCGAGATCGATTTCGATACCTTCCAGGCGTTCGTCAACGGCAAACCGATTCGCTTGACGCAGTTAGAGTCGAAGCTGCTGCATTACTTCGTCACCAATCCAGGGCGTATCATTCCGAAGCAAGAGTTGCTGCGGGAAGTGTGGGAAATGCCTGGTCACGTCTCGACCCGCGCCCCTGATCAGTTCATCGCCCGGCTGCGGAAGATGTTCGAGAAAGACAAGTCGAAGCCGAAGCACTTCATCACCATTCGGGACGCTGGCTACCAGTTTTTGCGCAACGGGGATGAGAACATCGCCGCCACTGACGACGCGGAAGCGGACGAGTAGTTCGCGTTGGCGAAAGAACTCAAAAAAAAAGGCTCGACCAAATTGGCCGAGCCTTTTTTAAGGCGATGACGCTAACGTTGGGTAATTAAACCTTCAACGCCCCGTCCTTGGTCTTTTGCTTGTAGTCGACCACGTCCCAGGCCAGACCGCACATTCGCATGAAGCGGATGACGTTCCAGGTGAGGTCGAATTCCCACCACTTGTGGCCATGCACGGCCATGCGGGGGTAAGCGTGGTGATTGTTGTGCCAGCCTTCGCCGAAGGCAGCCAAGCCAACCCACCAGAGATTGGTGCTTTTATCGGTGGTTTCGTAGTTGCGATAACCCCACATATGCGTGGCCGAGTTCACGAACCAAGTCACGTGCAGCAGGATGGTCAAGCGAAGGAACATGCCGTACACCACCATCGAGATCCCGGTGTACCAGCCGCCAATGGCGTAACCGGCACCCAGCAAAGCGGCACCTAGCAGCAAATGCCAGACAATGAAGGTCTTGTGGAAGAACCAAATGACCTTGTCTTTGCGTAGATCGGGTCCCCAACGCATGTGGAGTTCGTCTTTTTCGGCAGCGATGTGGTGCGGGAACAGCCAGATGATATGAGCCCACCATCCGCCATCGAGCGGCGAGTGAGGATCGTCTTCTTTGTCGCTATGAGCATGGTGCTTGCGGTGCGTCGCGACCCAATCCAAGGCCGAACCTTCGCCCGAGAGCTGACCGATAAAGGCCAACGCCCAGCGAACCGGCTTGTAAGTGCGGAAGCCAGCGTGAGTCAAATAGCGATGCAAACCTAAGGTGACGCCAACGCAGCCGGTAAAGTAGTACAGGAAGATGGCCGTAAACAAGCCAACCCAGGTAAAACAGAACGGAGCCGCCAGGGCACCCAAGTGAATCATGCCGATCCAACCGATCGTGGCCCAGGCTCCGCCGTGACGGAAACGCTGCGACATCGGCTTCGATTGCCGAGGGCGATTGGATTGCTTCTTCAGGTTTTTGATATTACGAGGTTTACGCTTCTCAGCAACAAGATTGCTTTCGCCGAGGAGGGATAGGTCTTCTTTTTCAGTGACGATCGACATGGGCTTTCCTTCAATCTCGATCTGTGCGGGGGGAGAGAAATGAGCACAACACTTGTGGCATTCCGGCTGAAGTGTTGCCTCGTTGCAGGAATTGTAAGGGGAATCGTCCAGACGAGAGTAAATGGCGTGTCGCAGCTGTGTAATAGTTATGTAAATGCGGCCTATTACACGACTTGCAGCCCCAGGATTAGGTTGGATGATGTCCCTATTGCGGGGGTTTTTGTGGCGTTTAGGGGAATGCAGAGCTAGCGATCCCCTTTGGCTGATCGCTTAACTGGCCATGGCTTGGCTTCTGCTGGCGTAAAAGACAGATCGGAGTAGAGCTTGTAGTACGTTCCTGCCCCTTGGGTGGCGATGGGGCCGTAATTGCGAAACGTTTCCTCAATTTCCTCTTTCGAGACGGTCGACTCGCCGAGAATCCCGACAGCATAGGCTTCCTTTCCGCGAAGTTCATGCGAGGGCAAGGCAATTTCTACACCCAATAAATCTGGGATTTTTGTGTCGGAGACTTTGCCACGAATCGCAATCAACTTCCCCACATACTTCCTGATTTCCTTGCCTGAAGTAAGCAGCGGAGGGGTCATTTCTAATGCCTTCGGACGGAACGCTTCGTCGAGATGCGTCTGCGGTTCGTCGCCTAGAAGAGCGGAGACACCGAAGGAAAATGACAAAATTGTGAGAATCAGAGTACGAACAAGCATCGAAGATCCTACCTAAAGAAAATCGACGCACGCTAATTGATATCTACCGAGAGACTTCGTTAACGTACGTCGATTGTGGGAAAATCTTGTTAGATTTGAGGAGGAAGGTTACTTCTCTTCTTTCGCGTCTTCCTTGGCCGGCTCTGCAGGCTTGGATTCAGGTTCGGCTTTTTCTTCCGGGGCGGCAGAAGTTTCTGGAGCAGGAGCCGTCTTCATCTTCTCGGTGCTCCAGTCGGCTTTGTAGCGGACCATCTCGGTGTCTTCCGGCACGAAGGTAGGCTCGATCGGTTTGATCTCGCGGACCCACATATTGCGGAACTTAACCGGGTTGCCATGGAATTGAAGGCCGATGCTCCCCTTTTCGCCGTGCGGTTCGTAAGCTGGCGGCTTGTGCCAGTTGGTGCTACCACGCACGGCGTAGCTGTTTTGCAGCACGACGCCGTTATGCAGCACGGTGATGTGAGCCGGAGCGATCACGTCCCCTTTGTCGTTACGCACCGGACGGTTGAAGATGATGTCGTACGTGTTCCACTCGCCTGGTTTTTTCATGGCGTTGACCATGGGGGGCGATTGCTTGTAGACCGCACCGGCCTGGCCGTCGAAGTAGGTCGGATTATCGTACGAGTCGAGGATTTGCAC belongs to Bremerella cremea and includes:
- a CDS encoding response regulator transcription factor, encoding MKSNSETHILVVEDEEHLAIGIRYNLEAEGYHVFVAEDGRSALRIVEENTGKIDLVILDLMLPGMSGYAVCETLRSNGEDMPILILSARTLSEDRTRGFDVGADQYMMKPFDLDEFLSRVKNLLSLRRRRQPQKDPTEELLHQYGFGDVEIDFDTFQAFVNGKPIRLTQLESKLLHYFVTNPGRIIPKQELLREVWEMPGHVSTRAPDQFIARLRKMFEKDKSKPKHFITIRDAGYQFLRNGDENIAATDDAEADE
- a CDS encoding family 16 glycoside hydrolase, which produces MSKPVFLALVCCLGWVSLANGQEFLSGIEWPEPQVVTPGEKPTDAPSDATILIGSEGMSAWKGGDQWKFAEGVATADKGGIETKEEFGDVQVHLEWASPEEVKGRGQGRGNSGIFFMGKYEVQILDSYDNPTYFDGQAGAVYKQSPPMVNAMKKPGEWNTYDIIFNRPVRNDKGDVIAPAHITVLHNGVVLQNSYAVRGSTNWHKPPAYEPHGEKGSIGLQFHGNPVKFRNMWVREIKPIEPTFVPEDTEMVRYKADWSTEKMKTAPAPETSAAPEEKAEPESKPAEPAKEDAKEEK
- a CDS encoding acyl-CoA desaturase; translated protein: MSIVTEKEDLSLLGESNLVAEKRKPRNIKNLKKQSNRPRQSKPMSQRFRHGGAWATIGWIGMIHLGALAAPFCFTWVGLFTAIFLYYFTGCVGVTLGLHRYLTHAGFRTYKPVRWALAFIGQLSGEGSALDWVATHRKHHAHSDKEDDPHSPLDGGWWAHIIWLFPHHIAAEKDELHMRWGPDLRKDKVIWFFHKTFIVWHLLLGAALLGAGYAIGGWYTGISMVVYGMFLRLTILLHVTWFVNSATHMWGYRNYETTDKSTNLWWVGLAAFGEGWHNNHHAYPRMAVHGHKWWEFDLTWNVIRFMRMCGLAWDVVDYKQKTKDGALKV
- a CDS encoding sensor histidine kinase, producing the protein MSSRRPLGLPVTIAVIMIVLLIAMIIGWVIITVFAAKEDPNSAPFYFTFLPIGATFLAAILAGVVFYMILSIKAINLNQRQANFIDSVTHELKSPIASLKLYLQTLNRRSIPPEKVGGFYETMLEDVERLDHLINHLLEAGRLDRRRDDAEEGEVRLDKVLAGCAQSVTLLYRMPPETVRVKTVPCTVQGLHGDIEIIFRNLIDNAVKYSGKDPEVRVQLRVKYNDEAVVEVTDNGPGIPISQRRKIFGRFVRLGLELQRETPGTGLGLYLVRTLVRRMRGEVRVKDSPKGTGTMFVVTLPGAKTLVEARASDHSTEPTDTSDR